Proteins encoded by one window of Labrus bergylta chromosome 2, fLabBer1.1, whole genome shotgun sequence:
- the LOC110001745 gene encoding piggyBac transposable element-derived protein 4, whose amino-acid sequence MATARKGRELFTILETSADTESTTVCDSQDAPLNLSADVKWFEIPYRKPDSDEEDGVREEEEEEEDGEGENGFTGTAAAAAEAADAASFIAGGGCNIILVTGSNGLKHDEDEYAEDCYYSTSTNCSDSNSNDSDIDFSDLEEEERRSFFSFEDDLDEDCTSPDFWGEPDQVISIEPFSAVSGPQHSLGDDADTRDYFRILFPDSLFEHMVEQTNKYALYRQRRSGKSDPHWHPTDVREMRAYVGLNILMGINQLPDIGMYWASDIFIGNAGFKKTMTARRFEKLTQYLQLCDRESEPVRGERGYDALFKVRPLLDVVESTMWDAYTPNRCLTIDKCAIVMNGRFSPTQYMPSKPLRKGLTVWMMCDSRSGYCHRAKIYIGKPGDDEEAATLGYRVVASLVRGLEGQFHHIFMDSFFNSVPLLQRLLREGLYACGPTHPGRKGYPEVLHPRNVGKLSQGEFYQCQRGNVVATVTRDVKVVSCLSTNSAPGIVGISPSRQQRESEGEGESDSMEGSGLSFGVPRPLPLLLYQENMRGVDLCDQLRDCYQVGRPCKKWWRYFLWFYVNLCIVNAYIILRESRGGTPPAGFNGKQFTQRHFRVRLAQQLIGDYQGARGMERAARKRHADSPIEYGHRLERMSERSRRCRNCTNKGLRHESVFGCKICNVHLCRGGCFSEFHK is encoded by the coding sequence ATGGCGACGGCAAGAAAAGGGAGAGAGCTTTTTACTATTTTGGAAACTAGCGCGGACACAGAAAGTACAACGGTGTGCGACAGTCAAGACGCTCCGCTTAATCTTTCAGCCGATGTGAAGTGGTTTGAAATTCCGTATAGAAAGCCAGACTCGGACGAGGAAGACGGAGTacgggaagaggaggaggaggaggaggacggcgAGGGGGAGAATGGATTCACGGGCACAGCAGCAGCCGCGGCGGAGGCTGCAGACGCGGCCAGCTTCATCGCAGGAGGAGGCTGCAACATAATTCTGGTCACCGGGAGCAATGGGCTCAAGCACGACGAGGACGAGTACGCAGAGGACTGTTATTATTCTACCTCCACTAACTGCTCCGATAGCAACTCGAACGACTCGGATATAGATTTCTCCgatttggaggaggaggagcgcaGGAGTTTTTTCAGTTTCGAAGACGATTTGGACGAGGACTGCACTTCTCCGGACTTCTGGGGCGAACCTGACCAGGTAATCTCGATCGAGCCTTTCTCTGCTGTCAGCGGCCCTCAGCACTCGCTGGGGGACGATGCTGACACCCGTGACTATTTCCGGATACTCTTCCCAGATTCTCTTTTTGAACACATGgtggaacaaacaaacaaatacgcCCTCTATCGGCAGAGGAGGAGTGGGAAATCAGACCCCCACTGGCATCCCACTGATGTGAGGGAGATGAGAGCTTATGTTGGTCTGAACATTCTTATGGGCATCAATCAGCTTCCAGACATTGGAATGTACTGGGCGAGTGACATTTTCATAGGAAACgcaggctttaaaaaaactatGACAGCCAGGCGCTTTGAGAAACTCACTCAGTACCTTCAGCTGTGTGACCGTGAGTCTGAGCCTGTGAGAGGTGAGCGAGGGTACGACGCCCTCTTCAAAGTCAGGCCTCTCCTTGATGTGGTGGAGAGCACCATGTGGGATGCATACACACCCAATCGCTGTTTGACCATAGACAAGTGTGCCATTGTGATGAATGGACGCTTTTCCCCTACCCAGTACATGCCATCTAAGCCCCTCAGGAAGGGGCTCACAGTGTGGATGATGTGTGACTCCCGCTCTGGTTACTGCCACAGGGCCAAGATCTACATAGGAAAGCccggtgatgatgaggaggcaGCCACACTGGGCTACAGGGTGGTGGCCTCCCTGGTGCGTGGTCTAGAGGGTCAGTTCCACCACATCTTCATGGACAGCTTCTTCAACTCAGTGCCCCTCCTGCAGCGGCTGCTGAGGGAGGGACTCTACGCCTGCGGGCCCACCCATCCAGGGAGAAAAGGTTACCCAGAGGTCCTTCACCCTCGTAATGTCGGAAAGCTTTCCCAGGGTGAGTTCTACCAGTGCCAGCGTGGAAATGTGGTAGCTACTGTGACTAGGGATGTCAAGGTGGTTAGCTGCCTCTCTACCAACTCTGCCCCAGGGATTGTAGGTATCAGTCCAAGCCGGCAGCAGCGTGAGTCAGAAGGAGAGGGTGAGAGCGACAGCATGGAAGGCTCAGGTCTGTCTTTTGGCGTACCTCGACCTTTGCCCTTGCTGTTGTACCAGGAGAATATGAGGGGCGTCGACCTGTGTGACCAGCTGAGGGATTGCTACCAGGTTGGCAGGCCATGTAAGAAGTGGTGGCGCTACTTTCTGTGGTTCTATGTTAATCTGTGCATCGTGAATGCCTACATCATCCTGAGGGAGAGCAGAGGGGGAACGCCGCCAGCAGGCTTCAATGGCAAGCAGTTCACGCAGCGTCACTTCCGGGTGCGTCTGGCGCAGCAGCTGATTGGAGACTACCAGGGGGCAAGAGGCATGGAGCGGGCAGCACGCAAGAGACACGCAGACTCACCCATAGAGTACGGACACCGCCTGGAGCGCATGTCAGAGCGCTCCCGCCGCTGCAGAAACTGCACCAACAAGGGACTGCGACATGAGAGTGTCTTCGGCTGCAAGATATGCAACGTCCACCTATGCAGAGGAGGATGCTTCTCTGAGtttcataaataa
- the tmem167a gene encoding protein kish-A, producing MSAIFNFQSLLTVILLLICTCAYIRAMAPSLLDKNKTGILGIFWKCARIGERKSPWVAACCVIMAFSILFLQ from the exons tcGGCCATTTTCAACTTCCAGTCACTGCTAACGGTGATTCTCCTCTTGATCTGTACCTGTGCCTACATCAGAGCAATGGCTCCCAGCCTGCTAGACAAGAACAAGACTGG gATTCTAGGAATTTTCTGGAAGTGTGCCAGAATAG GTGAGCGGAAGAGTCCCTGGGTGGCGGCTTGCTGTGTCATCATGGCTTTTAGTATATTGTTTCTACAGTAG